One region of Sulfurisphaera ohwakuensis genomic DNA includes:
- the cas1 gene encoding CRISPR-associated endonuclease Cas1 has protein sequence MEKRIAFVKDWGAYIRVNKGRIECVVKNEVKWSLSPAEVSSIIFLVNSSLSTEVIRLANEFGIELVFFHDSEPIARVITAKYGGSMKVWIKQIREAKNNPEKYAKQFIYGKIHNQWVTIHYYEKKYGFKLGGDELYGITKEVITANNIEEIMVKEAEGAKIYWKGVKYLLPKELGFKGRKKKGENLDPFNKALNIGYGLLRKSVWGAVISAGLNPYIGFLHKFRSGRLSLVFDLMEEFRSPFVDRPLIGLARENYEKLKDLKVVYSTFVFDEDEIYTQARRLVNSILHGDEYRPFMAK, from the coding sequence GTGGAAAAGAGAATAGCATTTGTAAAAGATTGGGGAGCCTACATAAGAGTCAATAAGGGTAGAATTGAATGTGTAGTAAAAAACGAGGTGAAGTGGAGCCTTTCCCCCGCTGAAGTTTCTTCAATAATCTTCCTCGTAAATTCTTCCCTCTCAACTGAAGTAATCAGATTGGCGAACGAATTCGGGATAGAGTTAGTCTTCTTTCACGACAGTGAACCGATAGCTAGAGTAATTACTGCAAAATACGGCGGTTCAATGAAGGTTTGGATTAAACAGATAAGAGAGGCCAAAAACAACCCGGAAAAATACGCTAAGCAGTTCATTTACGGTAAAATACATAACCAGTGGGTTACGATCCACTATTATGAGAAAAAGTACGGGTTTAAATTAGGTGGAGATGAACTGTACGGAATTACGAAAGAAGTAATTACGGCAAATAATATAGAAGAAATTATGGTTAAAGAAGCTGAAGGGGCTAAAATCTATTGGAAAGGTGTAAAATATCTTTTACCGAAAGAGTTGGGATTTAAGGGTAGGAAGAAAAAGGGAGAGAACCTAGACCCGTTTAATAAAGCGTTAAACATAGGCTACGGGTTGTTAAGGAAAAGCGTGTGGGGAGCAGTAATTTCAGCTGGTCTAAACCCCTATATAGGATTCCTCCATAAGTTCAGATCTGGAAGATTATCGTTGGTTTTTGATTTAATGGAGGAGTTCAGATCACCTTTTGTAGACAGGCCATTAATAGGACTTGCAAGAGAAAACTATGAGAAGTTAAAAGACTTAAAAGTGGTTTACTCCACCTTCGTTTTTGATGAGGACGAAATATACACTCAAGCTAGGAGGCTTGTAAACTCAATACTCCACGGAGATGAATATAGACCCTTTATGGCGAAGTGA
- the cas2 gene encoding CRISPR-associated endonuclease Cas2 produces MLYIVFYDISDDGMRNKVADVLKKKGLIRVQYSVFIGDLNSARLKDVIASLRVLYRLNKEGRFSVMILPVTQAMFNQRIMIGDEFKENEDKIIW; encoded by the coding sequence ATGTTGTACATAGTATTTTATGATATAAGTGATGATGGGATGAGAAATAAAGTAGCTGATGTGCTAAAGAAAAAGGGTTTGATCAGGGTACAGTACAGTGTGTTCATTGGGGATCTGAACTCAGCGAGATTAAAAGACGTTATAGCTTCGCTTAGAGTTCTCTATAGGTTGAATAAGGAGGGAAGGTTTTCGGTAATGATCTTACCGGTAACGCAGGCAATGTTTAATCAGAGGATTATGATCGGAGATGAGTTTAAGGAAAATGAGGATAAGATAATCTGGTAA